One genomic window of Luteitalea pratensis includes the following:
- a CDS encoding DUF4097 family beta strand repeat-containing protein, whose amino-acid sequence MKSLMVIGAATLMLGAGTVQAQEMRSAADWCKESGEWRESGGRACDVREYTVASNSVDVNAGKNGGVRVLGGSRTDTLVRARVVTTGETQADADALAKQVQISTEGGKVTATGPDRNGDRRGWHVSFEVWVPSKANVSARTGNGGISIANVSGKVGFEAVNGGVTLSRVSGDVRGSTVNGGLHVELDGDHWDGAGLDARTTNGGVNIKVPDGYSCQLAVATVNGGVRSDFPLTVQGRLDKNIDVTLGKGGAPVRLATTNGGVHLKR is encoded by the coding sequence ATGAAATCCCTGATGGTGATCGGTGCCGCGACGCTGATGCTGGGAGCCGGAACCGTGCAGGCGCAGGAGATGCGCTCGGCCGCGGACTGGTGCAAGGAGTCCGGCGAGTGGCGCGAGAGCGGCGGGAGGGCGTGTGACGTCCGAGAGTACACCGTGGCGTCCAACTCGGTCGACGTGAACGCCGGCAAGAACGGCGGCGTGCGCGTGCTGGGTGGAAGCAGAACGGACACGCTGGTGCGGGCACGCGTCGTCACGACGGGCGAGACGCAGGCCGACGCCGACGCGCTCGCCAAGCAGGTGCAGATCTCCACCGAAGGCGGAAAGGTGACCGCAACCGGACCCGATCGCAACGGCGATCGACGCGGCTGGCATGTCAGCTTCGAGGTGTGGGTCCCGAGCAAGGCGAACGTCTCGGCACGCACCGGCAACGGCGGCATCTCCATTGCGAACGTGTCGGGCAAGGTCGGCTTCGAGGCCGTGAACGGCGGAGTCACGCTGTCGCGGGTGTCTGGTGACGTGCGTGGCTCGACCGTCAACGGTGGCCTGCACGTCGAACTCGACGGCGATCACTGGGACGGCGCCGGGCTGGACGCGCGCACCACCAACGGCGGCGTGAACATCAAGGTGCCTGACGGGTACTCGTGCCAGCTCGCCGTCGCGACGGTGAACGGCGGCGTGCGTTCCGACTTCCCGCTCACGGTGCAGGGTCGCCTCGACAAGAACATCGACGTGACGCTCGGCAAGGGTGGCGCACCAGTCCGCCTCGCCACCACCAACGGAGGCGTCCACCTCAAGCGCTGA
- a CDS encoding alpha/beta hydrolase — protein sequence MQTTARAALGVLMSMLAGVGPVAGQAAPAQPAVVQEPPPRLRPTPPTRDPATPGFVQATDLPDGTVPPADRNGNFIVGPTHTAAPETVAIAAVPKGTVHEFTVTAAESTVYPTGIARDAGTFGVPDPANPARLEVPTSRPAPWTRKVTVFVPQQYVAGTPAPFIVGADGPDPMLFTTLENLIAQKRIPVMIGISIGNGGGDAQGSQRGLEYDTLSPRYAEFVEQDVLPQVEKRFNVRLTKDPEARATMGCSSGASAALSMAWYRTDLYHRVLSYSGTYVNQQWPWNPDTPQGAWGYHARIVPESPRKPLRIWMHVGDRDLYNPNIMRDDMHDWVVANERLAAVLAAKGYPYQFVFVKNAGHCDRAVKAQTLPQALEWLWREK from the coding sequence GTGCAAACGACGGCACGAGCAGCACTTGGCGTCCTGATGAGCATGCTGGCCGGAGTCGGTCCGGTCGCCGGCCAGGCTGCGCCGGCGCAGCCCGCCGTCGTGCAGGAGCCGCCACCGCGGCTGCGGCCGACGCCGCCGACGCGCGATCCCGCGACGCCGGGCTTCGTGCAGGCGACCGACCTGCCCGACGGCACCGTCCCGCCGGCCGACAGGAACGGGAACTTCATCGTCGGCCCGACGCACACTGCCGCGCCGGAGACGGTCGCGATCGCCGCCGTCCCGAAGGGCACCGTGCACGAGTTCACGGTGACGGCGGCCGAGAGCACGGTGTATCCGACCGGTATCGCGCGCGATGCCGGCACGTTCGGCGTTCCGGACCCGGCCAATCCAGCCAGGCTCGAGGTGCCCACCAGTCGTCCGGCGCCGTGGACGCGCAAGGTCACTGTCTTCGTGCCGCAGCAGTACGTCGCCGGCACGCCAGCCCCTTTCATCGTTGGCGCCGACGGCCCCGACCCGATGCTCTTCACGACCCTCGAGAACCTGATCGCGCAGAAGCGGATCCCGGTGATGATCGGGATCTCGATCGGCAACGGCGGCGGAGACGCGCAGGGCAGCCAGCGCGGGCTCGAGTACGACACGTTGTCGCCGCGCTACGCCGAGTTCGTCGAGCAGGACGTGTTGCCGCAGGTCGAGAAGCGCTTCAACGTGCGCCTCACCAAGGATCCCGAGGCGAGAGCCACGATGGGGTGCAGTTCCGGCGCGTCGGCCGCGCTCAGCATGGCGTGGTACCGCACCGACCTGTACCACCGTGTGCTCAGTTACTCGGGCACGTACGTGAATCAGCAGTGGCCATGGAATCCGGACACGCCGCAGGGCGCCTGGGGCTATCACGCCCGCATCGTGCCGGAAAGTCCGCGCAAGCCGCTGCGCATCTGGATGCACGTCGGCGACCGCGACCTCTACAACCCGAACATCATGCGCGACGACATGCATGACTGGGTCGTGGCCAACGAGCGCCTCGCGGCGGTCCTCGCCGCCAAGGGCTATCCCTACCAGTTCGTGTTCGTGAAGAACGCCGGCCACTGCGATCGCGCCGTGAAGGCGCAAACACTGCCACAGGCGCTCGAATGGCTGTGGCGCGAAAAGTAG
- a CDS encoding peptide ligase PGM1-related protein, translating to MIPQPPFADTLTLEEELRRFEELKPRLNQVWDVLMRTADQPGTSVVVPSLTLDQDELRKLDGATFYEERLLFLLIRLRNPRAHVVYVTSQPVHPLILDYYLHLLAGVPASHARARLTMLCTYDASPRALTQKVLERPRLIERIREAIPDASRAYLTVFNSTPLERKLSVLLGIPLNGLDPKLNYLGTKSGSRKVFREAGVELPQGFEDLTGEADVEDALVELAQRSPGLRRAVVKLNDSFSGEGNAIFRYPEQTDDRQAIRKALRSLEFAVPWETHHNYFQKFTRMGGIVEEFIDAAIKVSPSAQLRTSPAGEVLPTSTHDQILGGPSGQVYQGCSFPAHEDYRMAIQHRSILIGQVLAKQDVVSRFGVDFLAYKDTPEDKWKLTALEINLRVLGTTHPFLALQFLTGGTLDPGSGEFVSLSSRPKYYMATDNLRASTYRGVLPEDLIDIVTDNGLHYSHRTESGVLFHLIGALSEYGKLGLTVIASSREEVQELYARTLDVLARETGIGHA from the coding sequence GTGATCCCGCAGCCGCCATTTGCCGACACGCTCACGCTCGAAGAGGAACTGCGTCGCTTCGAGGAGTTGAAGCCGCGCCTCAACCAGGTGTGGGACGTGCTGATGCGCACGGCCGACCAGCCGGGCACGTCGGTGGTCGTGCCATCGCTCACGCTTGACCAGGACGAACTGCGCAAGCTCGATGGCGCGACGTTCTACGAGGAACGGCTGCTGTTCCTGCTGATCCGGCTACGCAATCCTCGCGCGCACGTCGTGTACGTCACGTCGCAGCCCGTGCACCCGCTGATTCTCGATTACTACCTGCACCTGCTCGCGGGTGTGCCAGCCAGCCACGCGCGTGCGCGGCTGACGATGCTGTGCACGTACGACGCGTCGCCGCGGGCGCTGACGCAGAAGGTCCTCGAGCGGCCGCGCCTGATCGAGCGGATTCGTGAGGCGATCCCCGATGCCTCGCGCGCCTACCTGACCGTCTTCAATTCCACGCCGCTCGAGCGCAAGCTGTCGGTGCTGCTCGGCATCCCGCTCAACGGTCTCGATCCGAAGCTGAATTACCTCGGCACCAAGTCGGGCAGCCGCAAAGTGTTCCGCGAGGCCGGCGTCGAGTTGCCGCAAGGCTTCGAGGACTTGACCGGTGAGGCCGACGTCGAAGACGCCCTGGTCGAACTCGCGCAGCGCAGCCCCGGTCTGCGCAGGGCCGTCGTGAAGCTGAATGACAGCTTTTCCGGCGAGGGCAACGCGATCTTCCGGTACCCGGAGCAGACCGACGATCGCCAGGCGATCCGCAAGGCGTTGCGGTCGCTGGAGTTCGCCGTGCCGTGGGAAACGCACCACAATTACTTCCAGAAGTTCACGCGCATGGGCGGCATCGTCGAGGAGTTCATCGACGCGGCGATCAAGGTGTCGCCATCGGCGCAGCTGCGTACGAGCCCGGCGGGCGAAGTGCTGCCGACCTCGACGCACGATCAGATCCTCGGCGGCCCTTCCGGGCAGGTCTACCAGGGGTGCAGCTTCCCCGCGCACGAGGACTACCGGATGGCGATCCAGCACCGGAGCATCCTGATCGGCCAGGTGCTCGCGAAGCAGGATGTCGTCAGTCGCTTCGGCGTCGACTTCCTGGCTTACAAGGACACGCCGGAAGACAAGTGGAAGCTGACGGCGCTCGAGATCAACCTCCGCGTCCTCGGCACGACACACCCGTTCCTCGCGCTGCAGTTCCTCACCGGAGGCACGCTTGATCCCGGGTCCGGCGAATTCGTGTCACTGAGCAGCCGCCCGAAGTACTACATGGCGACCGACAACCTGCGCGCCTCCACCTATCGCGGCGTGCTCCCCGAGGACCTGATCGACATCGTGACCGACAATGGCCTGCACTACAGCCACCGGACCGAATCCGGCGTGCTCTTCCACCTGATCGGCGCGCTGTCGGAATACGGCAAGCTGGGACTCACGGTAATCGCCAGCAGCCGTGAGGAAGTGCAGGAGCTCTACGCGCGCACGCTCGACGTGCTCGCCAGGGAGACCGGGATCGGGCACGCGTAG
- a CDS encoding TVP38/TMEM64 family protein, whose amino-acid sequence MGDLQALEALDGARLTSDPAPQTSAGPDAGRAAARRLAPLAIISLALPPLGAVLLLGYLSRIGPWLQGLGGRGLALYVAGFALLGGFALLPTYAPAILGGWAFGDRIGIPAALAGFVLAAAINYAWAHRLSVAHASALLAERPRWLAVRDALVGRSWWKTVLVVSLIRVPPNSPFALSNGAMAAARVPIGAYLVGTLIGLAPRTAIAVRAGSHLSTLDFSRRDAFGSAAVTIVVSMVALGILGWFARRALDATLAEQATGDDQDGSAAL is encoded by the coding sequence GTGGGAGATCTACAAGCGCTGGAAGCACTCGACGGGGCGCGACTGACCTCCGACCCCGCACCCCAGACGAGCGCCGGACCCGACGCCGGGCGTGCAGCGGCCAGGCGCCTGGCGCCGCTGGCCATCATCTCGCTCGCGTTGCCGCCGCTCGGGGCGGTGCTGCTGCTCGGCTACCTGTCGCGCATCGGTCCATGGCTGCAGGGCCTCGGTGGCCGCGGCCTGGCCCTGTACGTGGCGGGCTTCGCGCTGCTCGGCGGGTTCGCGTTGCTGCCGACGTATGCGCCAGCCATCCTCGGCGGCTGGGCATTCGGCGATCGCATCGGCATTCCGGCGGCGTTGGCCGGTTTCGTCCTGGCCGCCGCGATCAACTACGCCTGGGCCCACCGGTTGTCGGTCGCCCATGCCAGTGCGCTGCTGGCGGAACGGCCGCGCTGGCTGGCTGTGCGCGACGCGCTCGTGGGCCGGTCGTGGTGGAAAACCGTGCTCGTGGTCAGCCTGATCCGGGTCCCGCCGAATTCCCCGTTCGCGTTGAGCAACGGGGCGATGGCGGCAGCGCGGGTGCCGATCGGCGCGTACCTCGTTGGGACGCTGATCGGCCTGGCCCCGCGCACGGCAATCGCGGTGCGAGCCGGATCACACCTGTCGACCCTCGATTTCAGCCGGCGTGACGCTTTCGGGTCGGCCGCGGTGACGATCGTCGTCTCGATGGTGGCGCTAGGCATCCTCGGATGGTTTGCGCGGCGCGCGCTGGACGCGACGCTCGCGGAGCAGGCAACCGGCGACGACCAGGACGGTTCCGCCGCACTCTGA
- a CDS encoding VTT domain-containing protein has protein sequence MEYLTELINWLRALHSDEGVRALIAWGGLSVLIAIVFAETGLLAGFFLPGDSLLVTAGVVCAGAFPGLPPLNIWLTNLLLVLAAVIGDQVGYGLGKSAGKAIYKRPDTRFFKKKYLYEAQELYANKGGSSLIIARFVPVMRTFVPFIAGVAQMPYRSFVAYNVMGGVLWVTSLLWVGYLLGLSPLAEQAHRVILLVIVISVLPLLWEIYKRWKHSTGRD, from the coding sequence ATGGAATACCTGACCGAACTCATCAACTGGCTGCGCGCCCTGCACAGCGATGAAGGGGTGCGCGCCCTCATCGCATGGGGTGGGCTCAGCGTCCTCATCGCCATCGTGTTTGCCGAAACCGGCTTGCTGGCCGGCTTCTTCCTCCCGGGCGATTCGCTGCTGGTGACCGCCGGCGTCGTCTGCGCGGGAGCCTTCCCGGGCTTGCCGCCGCTGAACATCTGGCTGACCAACCTGCTGCTGGTGCTCGCGGCGGTGATCGGCGACCAGGTCGGGTACGGCCTCGGCAAGAGTGCCGGAAAGGCCATCTACAAACGGCCGGATACCAGGTTCTTCAAGAAGAAATACCTGTACGAAGCGCAGGAGCTCTATGCCAACAAGGGCGGCAGCTCGCTGATCATCGCGCGCTTCGTGCCGGTCATGCGCACGTTCGTGCCGTTCATCGCCGGCGTGGCACAAATGCCCTACCGCAGTTTCGTGGCCTACAACGTCATGGGCGGCGTGCTGTGGGTGACGAGCCTGCTGTGGGTCGGCTACCTGCTCGGCCTCAGCCCGCTCGCCGAGCAGGCACATCGCGTCATCCTGCTGGTCATCGTGATCTCCGTGCTGCCATTGCTGTGGGAGATCTACAAGCGCTGGAAGCACTCGACGGGGCGCGACTGA
- a CDS encoding glycosyltransferase family 4 protein, whose amino-acid sequence MKLACVVQRYGAEVTGGAEAHCRAIAERLAESHDVTVLTSCARDYLTWRNAYPPGESRLGPVKIARFPVDQPRHLHRFADLSHDVFARRSTAEQQHEWFRENGPRVSGLLDHLRTNGTDYDLILFWSYRYFPSFFGLPIVRDRAILVPTAEEDPTVWLDVLSDFFTMPAGIVFLTDEERDLVASRALGPLPPSCVIGSGLAPAALPHPELRGELENMGVSFPYALYLGRVEKNKGCDTLFRHYRHYVEQGRPALPLVLAGPEFMDVPSHPQIRPLGFVPEHLRETLLGSARTLIMPSPYESLSLVLLEAWNHGVPALVNGGCKVLKGQTLRANGGLYYHHANEFIEGLTLLATDEALALRFGAQGRAHVEAWYRWPRVMAALEPFLRAVADA is encoded by the coding sequence GTGAAGCTGGCTTGCGTGGTGCAGCGGTATGGCGCGGAAGTCACCGGCGGGGCCGAGGCGCATTGCCGCGCCATCGCCGAGCGGCTTGCCGAGTCGCACGACGTCACCGTGCTGACCAGTTGCGCGAGGGACTACCTGACCTGGCGCAATGCGTACCCTCCCGGCGAGAGCCGGCTCGGTCCGGTGAAGATCGCGCGCTTTCCGGTCGATCAGCCACGACACCTGCACCGGTTCGCGGACCTGAGTCATGACGTCTTCGCACGTCGCTCCACCGCGGAGCAGCAGCACGAGTGGTTTCGCGAGAACGGCCCGCGCGTGTCCGGCCTCCTCGACCACCTGCGGACCAACGGCACGGACTACGACCTGATCCTGTTCTGGTCGTACCGCTACTTCCCCAGCTTCTTCGGCCTGCCAATCGTCCGCGACCGCGCCATCCTCGTGCCCACCGCCGAGGAAGATCCGACCGTCTGGCTCGACGTGCTGTCCGATTTCTTCACGATGCCCGCTGGGATTGTCTTCCTCACCGACGAAGAACGCGATCTCGTCGCCTCCCGCGCGCTCGGGCCGCTGCCGCCCTCCTGCGTGATCGGATCCGGCCTGGCCCCGGCGGCCCTGCCGCACCCGGAACTGCGCGGCGAACTCGAGAACATGGGGGTCAGCTTTCCCTACGCGCTCTACCTCGGGCGCGTCGAGAAGAACAAGGGCTGCGACACGCTGTTCCGGCACTACCGGCATTACGTGGAACAGGGCCGCCCGGCGCTGCCGCTGGTGCTCGCCGGACCGGAGTTCATGGACGTTCCGAGCCATCCGCAGATCCGGCCCCTCGGTTTCGTGCCCGAGCACCTGCGCGAGACACTGCTCGGCAGCGCGCGGACGCTGATCATGCCGTCGCCGTACGAGAGCCTGAGCCTGGTGCTGCTCGAGGCCTGGAACCACGGCGTCCCGGCGCTGGTCAACGGTGGCTGCAAGGTGCTGAAGGGGCAGACACTCCGCGCCAACGGCGGCCTCTACTACCACCATGCCAACGAGTTCATCGAGGGACTGACGCTGCTCGCCACGGATGAGGCGCTGGCGCTGCGGTTCGGAGCACAGGGGCGAGCACACGTCGAGGCCTGGTATCGCTGGCCGCGAGTGATGGCCGCGCTCGAACCCTTCCTGCGCGCGGTGGCAGACGCGTGA